A single Caretta caretta isolate rCarCar2 chromosome 2, rCarCar1.hap1, whole genome shotgun sequence DNA region contains:
- the LOC125632304 gene encoding uncharacterized protein LOC125632304, whose protein sequence is MQSSSAQVTMMESQNRKRAPAWTEREVRDLIAVWGEESVLSELRSSFRNAKTFVKISQGMKDRGHNRDPKQCRVKLKELRQAYQKTREANGRSRSEPQTCRFYDELHAILGGSATTTPAVLFDSFNGDGGNTEAGFGDEEEEEEDDVVVVDSSQQASGETGFPDSQELFLTLDLEPVSPEPTQGCFLDPAGREAACVSMITGSSPSQRLVKIRKKKKNALEMKCSPSSCCPPTLTEHRRMRGGK, encoded by the exons atgcagagctcatcagcacaggtgaccatgatggagtcccagaatcgcaaaagagctccagcatggacagaacgggaggtacgggatctgatcgctgtttggggagaggaatccgtgctatcagaactccgttccagttttcgaaatgccaaaacctttgtcaaaatctcccagggcatgaaggacagaggccataacagggacccgaagcagtgccgcgtgaaactgaaggagctgaggcaagcctaccagaaaaccagagaggcgaacggccgctccaggtcagagccccaaacatgccgcttctatgatgagctgcatgccattttagggggttcagccaccactaccccagctgtgttgtttgactccttcaatggagatggaggcaacacagaagcaggttttggggacgaagaagaagaagaagaagatgatgttgttgttgtagatagctcacagcaagcaagtggagaaaccggttttcccgacagccaggaactgtttctcaccctggacctggagccagtatcccctgaacccacccaaggctgcttcctggacccggcaggcagagaag ctgcatgtgtttcaatgatcacaggatcttctccttcccagaggctagtgaagattagaaagaaaaaaaaaaatgcactcgagatgaaatgttctccgagctcatgctgtcctcccacactgacagagcacagacgaatgcgtggaggcaaataa
- the LOC125632305 gene encoding myb/SANT-like DNA-binding domain-containing protein 7 yields MESQNRKRAPAWTERDVRDLIAVWGEESVLSELRSSFRNAKTFVKISQGMKDRGDNRDLKQCRVKLKELRQAYQKTREANGRSGSEPQTCRFYDELHAILGGSATTTPAVLFDSFNGDGGNTEAGFGDEEEEEEDDVVVVDSSQQASGETGFPDSQELFLTLDLEPVSPEPTQGCFLDPAGREGTSGDCTF; encoded by the coding sequence atggagtcccagaatcgcaaaagagctccagcatggacagaacgggatgtacgggatctgatcgctgtttggggagaggaatccgtgctatcagaactccgttccagttttcgaaatgccaaaacctttgtcaaaatctcccagggcatgaaggacagaggcgataacagggacctgaagcagtgccgcgtgaaactgaaggagctgaggcaagcctaccagaaaaccagagaggcgaacggccgctccgggtcagagccccaaacatgccgcttctatgatgagctgcatgccattttagggggttcagccaccactaccccagctgtgttgtttgactccttcaatggagatggaggcaacacagaagcaggttttggggacgaagaagaagaagaagaagatgatgttgttgttgtagatagctcacagcaagcaagtggagaaaccggttttcccgacagccaggaactgtttctcaccctggacctggagccagtatcccctgaacccacccaaggctgcttcctggacccggcaggcagagaaggtaCCTCCggtgactgtaccttttaa